In Streptomyces canus, one DNA window encodes the following:
- a CDS encoding M1 family metallopeptidase, producing MKLSRSARLGATVTAVASFFVIAAAPGPKPGAPGIGDPYFPNLGNGGFDARHYTLDVAYNPDTDRLDGRTTLTARATRNLSSFDLDLQKLEVTRVEVNGRRAQFTRDGDEIRISPRQSLRKGHDFTVAVTYGGVPEPLSGPIVFGSDYGWMKTPDGVFVACEPNAASTWFPSSDHPSDKATYDIRIRTPKGLTAVSNGRLVSTYDKGGSTYTHWREKKPMATYLATATIGKFDVRTGKTPGGIPIYTAIDPVLQNSNNVDVYGVTAEATDYWSQVFGPYPFEETGAIVDDMPQAGFSLEVQSKPVYSAVRNETTIVHELAHQWFGDSVSVAHWKDIWLNEGFATYAQWLWAEHKGTRSAHDSFLAGYDARPADNPFWQITVGDPQRDTMFASAVYQRGAMTLQVLRERIGDKAFFKLLPAWTKLHRYGNADTADFIRLAEKVSGRQLDDLFRTWLFTTGKPAL from the coding sequence ATGAAACTCTCCCGTTCGGCACGCTTAGGAGCCACCGTCACGGCGGTGGCTTCCTTCTTTGTCATCGCCGCCGCCCCGGGCCCGAAACCCGGCGCCCCCGGCATCGGCGACCCCTACTTCCCGAACCTCGGCAACGGCGGCTTCGACGCCCGCCACTACACCCTCGACGTGGCGTACAACCCGGACACCGACCGTCTGGACGGCCGTACGACACTCACCGCCCGCGCCACCCGGAACCTCTCCTCCTTCGACCTGGACCTCCAGAAGCTCGAGGTCACGAGAGTCGAAGTGAACGGCAGACGCGCCCAGTTCACCCGCGACGGCGACGAGATCCGCATCAGCCCGCGCCAATCCCTGCGCAAGGGCCACGACTTCACGGTCGCCGTCACCTATGGCGGCGTCCCCGAACCCCTCAGCGGCCCCATCGTCTTCGGCTCCGACTACGGCTGGATGAAGACCCCCGACGGCGTGTTCGTCGCCTGTGAACCCAACGCCGCCTCGACGTGGTTCCCGTCCAGCGACCACCCCTCCGACAAGGCCACCTACGACATCCGCATCAGAACCCCCAAGGGCCTGACCGCGGTCTCCAACGGCCGGCTCGTGTCGACGTACGACAAGGGTGGTTCGACGTACACCCACTGGCGCGAGAAGAAGCCGATGGCGACCTACCTCGCGACCGCCACCATCGGGAAGTTCGACGTACGCACCGGGAAGACCCCCGGCGGCATCCCCATCTACACCGCCATCGACCCGGTGCTGCAGAACAGCAACAACGTCGACGTGTACGGCGTGACCGCCGAGGCCACCGACTACTGGTCGCAGGTCTTCGGGCCGTACCCCTTCGAGGAGACCGGCGCGATCGTCGACGACATGCCGCAGGCGGGGTTCTCGCTGGAGGTGCAGTCGAAGCCGGTGTACTCGGCGGTGCGCAACGAGACCACGATCGTGCACGAGCTCGCCCACCAGTGGTTCGGTGACTCGGTCTCCGTCGCGCACTGGAAGGACATCTGGCTCAACGAGGGCTTCGCCACCTACGCCCAGTGGCTGTGGGCCGAGCACAAGGGCACCCGCAGCGCCCACGACTCCTTCCTCGCCGGCTACGACGCCCGCCCCGCCGACAACCCGTTCTGGCAGATCACCGTCGGCGACCCGCAGCGCGACACGATGTTCGCGTCCGCGGTCTACCAGCGCGGCGCGATGACCCTCCAGGTGCTGCGCGAACGGATCGGCGACAAGGCGTTCTTCAAGCTGCTGCCGGCCTGGACCAAGCTCCACCGGTACGGCAACGCCGACACCGCCGACTTCATCCGGCTCGCGGAGAAGGTCAGCGGCCGGCAGCTCGACGACCTGTTCCGCACCTGGCTCTTCACGACGGGCAAACCTGCCCTGTAA
- a CDS encoding alpha/beta hydrolase, whose amino-acid sequence MSLTGTAFLYTLIVLSVVALVLPLALWSRLRGPRIARAAARVLMVLFAQGTAVGLVFAVVNNQNNLYDNWADLLGTGNHVQQAANLGADGTGGISLKRLPRVEQHFTKATGPGMHGVRVTQLKGRVSGVDAEVYVWLPPQYGTPAYRHHKFPVVELLSGYPGSAKAWFGSLHAVNQLRPLMREGRVAPFILVAPRMNLLAGVDTGCANITGTVNADTWLSVDVPKMVTDNFRAQTGPAGWAVAGYSAGGHCATKLAVAHPDRYRAAVSMSGYNDPIGERNSLAAETPALRRANNPYLLLREARTPPAIALYQSGQPGDGYEAATGLEQIAKAPTTVHVVYVPKSAGGHNMALWRPQVVPAFQWLTEEMGLLHGKAGTTPHARSSAGSRPAELASGTASRAGAVRKP is encoded by the coding sequence ATGAGCCTCACCGGGACCGCGTTCCTCTACACGCTGATCGTGCTGTCCGTCGTCGCCCTCGTGCTGCCGCTCGCCCTGTGGTCGCGGCTGCGGGGCCCCCGGATCGCACGCGCCGCCGCCCGCGTACTGATGGTGCTGTTCGCCCAGGGCACGGCCGTCGGCCTCGTCTTCGCGGTGGTCAACAACCAGAACAACCTGTACGACAACTGGGCCGACCTGCTCGGCACCGGCAACCACGTCCAGCAGGCCGCGAACCTGGGCGCCGACGGCACCGGCGGCATCTCGCTGAAACGGTTGCCCAGGGTGGAGCAGCACTTCACGAAGGCCACCGGACCCGGCATGCACGGCGTACGGGTGACCCAGCTCAAGGGCCGGGTCTCGGGTGTGGACGCCGAGGTCTACGTCTGGCTGCCGCCGCAGTACGGCACACCCGCCTACCGGCACCACAAGTTCCCCGTGGTGGAACTGCTGTCGGGCTATCCGGGCTCGGCGAAGGCCTGGTTCGGGTCACTGCACGCGGTGAACCAGCTGCGGCCGCTGATGCGGGAGGGCCGGGTGGCGCCCTTCATCCTGGTCGCCCCGCGCATGAACCTGCTGGCCGGGGTGGACACCGGCTGCGCCAACATCACGGGCACGGTGAACGCCGACACCTGGCTCAGCGTCGACGTGCCGAAGATGGTCACCGACAACTTCCGCGCCCAGACCGGTCCCGCGGGCTGGGCGGTGGCCGGGTACTCGGCGGGCGGGCACTGCGCGACGAAGCTCGCCGTCGCCCACCCCGACCGCTACCGGGCCGCGGTCAGCATGTCGGGCTACAACGACCCGATCGGCGAACGCAATTCGCTGGCCGCCGAGACGCCCGCCCTGCGCCGCGCCAACAACCCCTACCTGCTGCTGCGCGAGGCCCGCACCCCACCCGCGATCGCGCTCTACCAGTCCGGCCAGCCGGGCGACGGCTACGAGGCGGCCACCGGTCTCGAACAGATCGCGAAGGCGCCGACCACCGTGCACGTCGTCTACGTCCCGAAGAGCGCGGGCGGCCACAACATGGCGTTGTGGCGGCCGCAGGTGGTCCCGGCGTTCCAGTGGCTGACCGAGGAGATGGGGCTGCTGCACGGCAAGGCGGGCACTACTCCTCACGCACGGTCGAGCGCCGGTTCCAGGCCCGCGGAGCTCGCCAGTGGAACCGCATCGCGAGCAGGCGCAGTACGAAAGCCGTGA
- a CDS encoding thioesterase family protein codes for MPEAASATRATIGDSEFDRDTAVTRRAPGVYDIDLSAGWTIISAVNGGYLLAVLGRALADALPHADPFTISAHYLTASQPGPAVIRTDVVRTGRTLSTGQAALFQYDEAGKEVERIRVLASYGDLDSLPDDVRTTAKPPVIPPMDQCFGPEDGPAPVEGSSAITDRLMLKLDPSTLGWALGAPSGKGEMRSWFGLADGRDADPFSLLLAVDALPPTAFEIGINGWVPTVELTVHVRCRPAPGPLRVSITTRNLAGGFLEEDAEVWDSADRLVAQSRQLARVRLP; via the coding sequence ATGCCAGAAGCAGCCTCCGCCACGCGTGCCACCATCGGCGACAGCGAGTTCGACCGGGACACCGCGGTCACCCGCCGCGCACCCGGCGTCTACGACATCGACCTCTCCGCGGGCTGGACGATCATCAGCGCCGTCAACGGCGGCTACCTGCTGGCGGTCCTGGGCCGCGCCCTCGCGGACGCCCTGCCGCACGCCGACCCGTTCACGATCTCCGCGCACTACCTGACCGCGTCCCAGCCCGGACCCGCAGTGATCCGCACGGACGTGGTCCGCACCGGCCGCACCCTCTCCACCGGCCAGGCCGCGCTCTTCCAGTACGACGAGGCGGGCAAGGAGGTCGAGCGCATCCGCGTCCTCGCCTCCTACGGCGACCTCGACTCCCTCCCCGACGACGTCCGTACGACGGCGAAGCCGCCGGTGATCCCGCCGATGGACCAGTGCTTCGGCCCCGAGGACGGCCCTGCCCCCGTCGAGGGCAGCTCCGCCATCACCGACCGGCTGATGCTCAAGCTGGACCCCTCGACCCTGGGCTGGGCCCTCGGCGCCCCGTCCGGCAAGGGCGAGATGCGGTCCTGGTTCGGGCTCGCCGACGGCCGCGACGCCGACCCCTTCTCGCTGCTCCTCGCGGTGGACGCGCTCCCGCCCACCGCCTTCGAGATCGGCATCAACGGCTGGGTGCCCACGGTGGAGCTCACCGTCCACGTCCGCTGCCGCCCGGCACCGGGCCCGCTGCGCGTCTCCATCACCACCCGCAACCTCGCCGGCGGCTTCCTGGAGGAGGACGCGGAGGTCTGGGACAGCGCGGACCGGTTGGTGGCACAGTCGCGTCAGCTGGCCAGGGTCAGGCTGCCCTGA
- a CDS encoding helix-turn-helix transcriptional regulator produces the protein MKSDRLLSILLLLQTRGRVTASELAARLEVSVRTIYRDIEALSTSGVPVYAERGRHGGVELLAGFRTDVTGLTADESRALFILAAQGAHAALGLDSALGSALRKVMAALPAPHRPAAEATSRRILVDATRWKGGPQRSVDLATLQDAVFADRRLRLRYRHSGERETRTYTVDPYGLVAKAGVWYLVADRRGLPRLFRADRVHSAALLDDPVKRRPGVELADAWEVLRRRVEERPGGIDVTVRVRRDRLDLFLRLMAPYLAELPEDGGESGWVTARLSLGVVGEARQLLQFSDRVEVLSPPEVRAEVARAAASVTGLYQRVGERSAQNPSSEELL, from the coding sequence GTGAAGTCCGACCGTCTCCTGTCGATCCTGCTCCTGCTCCAGACCCGCGGCCGCGTCACCGCCTCCGAACTCGCCGCCCGGCTGGAGGTCTCCGTCCGCACCATCTACCGGGACATCGAGGCCCTCTCCACCTCAGGTGTCCCGGTCTACGCCGAGCGCGGGCGACACGGCGGCGTCGAACTCCTCGCCGGCTTCCGTACGGACGTCACCGGTCTGACCGCCGACGAGTCCCGCGCCCTGTTCATCCTGGCCGCCCAGGGCGCCCACGCGGCCCTCGGCCTGGACTCCGCCCTCGGCTCGGCGCTGCGCAAGGTGATGGCCGCGCTGCCCGCACCGCACCGCCCGGCCGCCGAGGCCACCTCACGCCGCATCCTGGTCGACGCCACCCGCTGGAAGGGCGGACCACAGCGGTCCGTGGATCTGGCGACCCTTCAGGACGCGGTCTTCGCCGACCGGCGGCTGCGGCTGCGCTACCGGCACAGCGGGGAGCGGGAGACCCGCACGTACACCGTCGACCCGTACGGTCTCGTCGCCAAGGCGGGCGTCTGGTACCTGGTCGCCGACCGGCGCGGCCTGCCCCGGCTGTTCCGGGCGGACCGGGTGCACTCCGCGGCTCTTCTGGACGATCCCGTGAAGCGCCGGCCCGGTGTCGAACTCGCCGACGCCTGGGAGGTGTTGCGCCGCCGGGTCGAGGAGCGCCCCGGCGGTATCGACGTCACCGTCCGGGTCCGCCGCGACCGACTCGACCTGTTTCTGCGGCTGATGGCCCCGTATCTCGCCGAACTCCCCGAGGACGGCGGCGAGAGCGGGTGGGTGACGGCCCGGCTGTCCCTCGGCGTGGTCGGCGAAGCCCGTCAACTCCTGCAGTTCTCCGACCGGGTGGAGGTGCTCTCGCCGCCCGAGGTGCGTGCGGAGGTGGCCCGCGCGGCCGCTTCTGTCACGGGCTTGTACCAGCGAGTAGGTGAGCGTTCCGCGCAGAACCCCAGCTCGGAGGAGCTGCTTTAG
- a CDS encoding trimeric intracellular cation channel family protein produces MLQQLFSPSVQHTLDLVGIFVFAISGALLAVRKNFDVFGMAVLAEVTALGGGLFRDLIIGAVPPAAFSDLGYFITPLLAALLVFFLHPHVERIQAGVNVFDAAGLGLFCVAGTTKAYEYGLGLTQSATLGLATAVGGGVLRDVLANEVPSLLRWDRDLYAVPAIVGATMAALCIRYDVLSPFTSGLAALTAFVLRLLAMRFHWRAPRAWNRRSTVREE; encoded by the coding sequence GTGCTCCAGCAACTGTTCAGCCCCTCCGTCCAGCACACGCTCGACCTCGTCGGCATCTTCGTGTTCGCCATCTCCGGCGCGCTGCTGGCCGTCCGCAAGAACTTCGACGTCTTCGGCATGGCCGTCCTCGCCGAGGTCACCGCGCTGGGCGGAGGGCTGTTCCGGGACCTGATCATCGGCGCGGTACCGCCCGCCGCCTTCTCGGACCTGGGCTACTTCATCACCCCGCTGCTCGCCGCCCTCCTGGTCTTCTTCCTGCACCCGCACGTGGAGCGCATCCAGGCCGGCGTGAACGTCTTCGACGCGGCCGGCCTCGGCCTGTTCTGCGTCGCCGGCACGACGAAGGCCTACGAGTACGGGCTCGGCCTCACCCAGTCCGCCACCCTCGGCCTCGCCACCGCCGTCGGCGGCGGTGTCCTGCGGGACGTGCTCGCCAACGAGGTGCCCTCGCTGCTGCGGTGGGACCGCGACCTGTACGCGGTCCCGGCGATCGTCGGCGCCACCATGGCCGCCCTGTGCATCCGTTACGACGTGCTCTCCCCGTTCACCAGCGGGCTCGCGGCCCTCACGGCTTTCGTACTGCGCCTGCTCGCGATGCGGTTCCACTGGCGAGCTCCGCGGGCCTGGAACCGGCGCTCGACCGTGCGTGAGGAGTAG
- a CDS encoding DUF4190 domain-containing protein, with protein MQLTAQATSRTGARDADGMAVASFVLGLLGLLVLNVFLGPIAIVLASVALWRGTARRGRAYLGLGLGVADLLVLVAFMQFDSTVSWNL; from the coding sequence ATGCAGCTCACCGCGCAGGCCACCTCCCGCACCGGCGCCCGCGATGCCGACGGCATGGCCGTGGCGTCCTTCGTCCTCGGCCTCCTCGGCCTCCTCGTCCTCAATGTCTTCCTCGGCCCCATCGCCATCGTCCTGGCCTCGGTGGCCCTGTGGCGCGGCACCGCCCGCCGCGGCCGTGCCTACCTGGGCCTCGGCCTCGGCGTGGCCGACCTGCTGGTCCTGGTGGCGTTCATGCAGTTCGACAGCACGGTGTCCTGGAACCTCTGA
- a CDS encoding cysteine desulfurase family protein, translated as MAYLDHAATTPMLPEAVEALTAHLGATGNASSLHASGRKARRTVEESRETLAEALGARPSEIVFTSGGTEADNLAVKGLYWSRRDADPARTRVLASPVEHHAVLDAVHWLGEHEGATVEYLPVDTYGRVHPDALRAAIARDPDDVALATVMWANNEIGTVLPVRELADVTAEFGVPLHADAVQAFGQVPVDFAASGLAAMTVSGHKIGGPYGIGALVLGREWTPVPVLHGGGQERHVRSGTLDVPAIASFAVAGRLAAEQREWFELEIGALRDALVEAVRTAVPDAILGGDPAPGGRLPANAHFTFPGCEGDSLLLLLDAQGIECSTGSACTAGVAQPSHVLLATGTEPDLARGTLRFSLGHTSTEADIEAVAKAIGPAVERARAAGLT; from the coding sequence ATGGCATACCTCGACCACGCCGCGACCACCCCGATGCTCCCCGAGGCGGTCGAGGCACTCACCGCGCATCTCGGCGCCACCGGCAACGCCTCTTCCCTCCACGCATCCGGCCGCAAGGCCCGCCGCACGGTCGAGGAATCCCGCGAGACCCTCGCGGAGGCGCTCGGCGCCCGGCCCAGCGAGATCGTCTTCACCTCCGGCGGCACGGAGGCCGACAACCTCGCCGTGAAGGGCCTGTACTGGTCCCGGCGCGACGCGGACCCCGCAAGGACGCGGGTGCTCGCGAGCCCCGTCGAACACCACGCCGTCCTCGACGCCGTCCACTGGCTCGGCGAACACGAGGGCGCCACCGTCGAGTACCTCCCCGTCGACACGTACGGCCGGGTCCACCCCGACGCCCTGCGCGCGGCGATCGCCCGCGACCCCGACGACGTCGCCCTGGCCACGGTCATGTGGGCCAACAACGAGATCGGCACGGTCCTGCCGGTCCGTGAACTCGCCGACGTCACCGCGGAGTTCGGTGTCCCGCTGCACGCCGACGCCGTCCAGGCCTTCGGCCAGGTCCCCGTCGACTTCGCCGCCTCCGGCCTCGCCGCGATGACGGTCTCCGGTCACAAGATCGGCGGCCCGTACGGCATCGGGGCCCTGGTCCTCGGCCGCGAGTGGACCCCCGTCCCCGTCCTGCACGGCGGCGGCCAGGAGCGCCACGTCCGCTCCGGCACCCTCGACGTCCCCGCCATCGCCTCCTTCGCGGTGGCCGGCCGCCTCGCCGCCGAACAGCGCGAGTGGTTCGAGCTCGAGATCGGCGCCCTGCGCGACGCCCTGGTCGAGGCGGTGCGTACGGCGGTCCCGGACGCGATCCTCGGCGGCGACCCGGCGCCCGGGGGTCGTCTCCCGGCCAACGCCCACTTCACCTTCCCCGGCTGCGAGGGCGACTCCCTGCTGCTGCTCCTGGACGCCCAGGGCATCGAGTGCTCCACCGGCTCCGCCTGCACCGCGGGCGTGGCCCAGCCCAGCCACGTCCTGCTGGCCACCGGCACCGAGCCCGACCTGGCCCGCGGCACCCTCCGCTTCTCCCTCGGCCACACCTCCACCGAGGCGGACATCGAGGCGGTCGCGAAGGCCATCGGCCCGGCGGTGGAACGGGCCCGCGCGGCGGGACTGACGTAG
- a CDS encoding TetR family transcriptional regulator — protein MSHTLGIRQAQKQKTRQALLDAALALLEEQSLSSLGLREVTRAVGVAPTAFYRHFRSIADLGAALVEEALGSLHPMIRTTVSASDDHAQRIKRAIELIAGHVDAYPAHVRFIARERHGGVQPVREAIRDQLARFGQEVKEELAKDPVSEGWSEDDLLMLANLYVDQMLITASLFLEALEASPEERERVCQVAEHQMRLISIGREHWLD, from the coding sequence ATGAGTCACACCCTCGGCATCCGGCAGGCACAGAAGCAGAAGACCCGACAGGCACTCCTGGACGCGGCGTTGGCCCTGCTGGAGGAGCAGAGCCTGAGCAGCCTCGGCCTGCGCGAGGTCACGCGTGCCGTCGGCGTCGCCCCGACCGCCTTCTACCGGCACTTCCGCTCCATCGCGGATCTCGGCGCGGCCCTGGTCGAGGAGGCGCTGGGCAGCCTGCACCCGATGATCCGGACGACGGTGTCCGCGTCCGACGACCACGCCCAACGCATCAAGCGTGCCATCGAGTTGATCGCCGGTCATGTGGACGCGTACCCCGCACATGTCCGTTTTATCGCCCGGGAGCGACATGGCGGTGTCCAGCCGGTCCGGGAGGCCATCCGGGACCAACTCGCCCGGTTCGGGCAGGAGGTGAAGGAAGAGCTGGCCAAGGACCCGGTGTCCGAAGGCTGGAGCGAGGACGACCTGCTCATGCTGGCCAACCTGTACGTCGACCAGATGCTGATCACGGCCTCACTGTTCCTGGAGGCCCTGGAGGCGTCCCCGGAGGAGCGGGAGCGCGTCTGCCAGGTGGCGGAGCATCAGATGCGCCTGATCAGCATCGGCCGCGAACACTGGCTGGACTAG